Within the Natranaeroarchaeum sulfidigenes genome, the region TACCGTCGGACTGTGGATTCACTGACATCGAACTCCTCAGCGAGGTCCGCCGTCGCCGGATCGTCGGTGAGGTGGCGGCGGAATTCGTCGAGGTCGAACGGCGCATCCAGATCGCGCTCGTGGATCAGATGGAGATCGAGTCGAGCGCGAACCACAGTTGTACGCGATTCGTCGATGTCGCGTGCGATTTTGGCGTCCGACTCGTCGGCGTAGAAGCCGTCGACGATCTCGCAGTACTGCTCGTCGGAGAGGTCCGTCTCGAACTCGTAGCGCTCCTGCATGCTCTCGATGACGGCTTCGATACGTTCACGGACGGCCTCGTTATCGACATCGGTGATCGATCCGCGGGTGTCTTCCTGTGACTCCGTGACGGTCTCCTCGTCGGTCACGTCGATGAAGATATCACGGAGCTCTTCGGTCTTCTCGTCCATCAGTACGCAGTGTATCAACAGGAGAAGGTATAAAAGCTTGTTCGGCTGGAGTTTTGTAAACCAATATATTCAAGGCGGTTGACGACAACCGCTCGGACATGAACGATACTGGGCAACGGGTTAAGCTCGTCGACGGCGAAACCGTCGTTGGCATCGCCGGTGCAGCACTGATGGCGGCGTTGACTGGCGTGCTGGCGTATCTGGCGCTGCCGTATCCCTGGTCGCCTGCACCGATCACCCTGCAGATCCTCGGCGTCTTCCTCGTGGGACTGTTCCTCGGGGCGAAGTGGGGCGGGCTCTCGATGGTGTTGTATCTCGTCGCCGGAGCAGTCGGGGCACCGGTGTTCGCACACGGACAGGCAGGGATCGGCCACCTCTTCTCCGATTCTGCAGGCTACCTGTTCTCGTTCCCGGTTGCCGTCGTTGCGATCGGCTACGTACTGTACGGGGATAGCGGGCTCCACTCACCGGCCGATGTTAGCGTCCCACGGCTGGTTCTGGGACTAATCGCCGGGCTGGCGATTATCTACCCAATGGGAATCGCTGGGCTGATGATCGTGCTGGAGTTGAGCCTTGCCGAAGCCGTAATCGGCGGTGCCGTCGTCTTCTTCCCCGGTGAGGCTGCCAAAATCGCCGCCGCGGTCGCGATCGCCCGGAGCGGGCACGTCCTTGACTGGCCGCCACAGGGCGTCGGGCAGTAAGTAAATGATAGAAACTACTGATCTCGTCTTCGAGTACGGGGACGTTCGGGTACTCGACCGGGTTTCGCTCCGGATCGGCGACGGCGAGTTCGTCGTGCTGGCGGGGGCGAACGGTTCCGGGAAGACGACGCTGGTTCGTCAGTTCAACGGACTGTTGACGCCGGACCAGGGTGAGGTAACAGTGGACGGAACGCCCGTCGAAGACGATTTGCTCGGTGCCCGCCAGCACGTCGGGATGGTGTTTCAGTCGCCCCGCGACCAGTTCGTGGCCACGACGGTCGGGACAGACGTCGCATTCGGCCCGGAGAACCTCG harbors:
- a CDS encoding conditioned medium-induced protein 4; translation: MDEKTEELRDIFIDVTDEETVTESQEDTRGSITDVDNEAVRERIEAVIESMQERYEFETDLSDEQYCEIVDGFYADESDAKIARDIDESRTTVVRARLDLHLIHERDLDAPFDLDEFRRHLTDDPATADLAEEFDVSESTVRRYRRIIAAQNESRHANDRYRDEFDSIIGEADLSTHMTGDVQEDGLDDATEGMETDVSF
- a CDS encoding biotin transporter BioY, with amino-acid sequence MNDTGQRVKLVDGETVVGIAGAALMAALTGVLAYLALPYPWSPAPITLQILGVFLVGLFLGAKWGGLSMVLYLVAGAVGAPVFAHGQAGIGHLFSDSAGYLFSFPVAVVAIGYVLYGDSGLHSPADVSVPRLVLGLIAGLAIIYPMGIAGLMIVLELSLAEAVIGGAVVFFPGEAAKIAAAVAIARSGHVLDWPPQGVGQ